A genomic segment from Aegilops tauschii subsp. strangulata cultivar AL8/78 chromosome 1, Aet v6.0, whole genome shotgun sequence encodes:
- the LOC109755147 gene encoding transcription factor MYBS3, giving the protein MTRRCSHCSHNGHNSRTCPNRGVKIFGVRLTDGSIRKSASMGNLSLLGGSTSGGGGASPADVGHDAAAEGYASDDFVQGSSSANRERKKGVPWTEEEHRRFLLGLQKLGKGDWRGISRNFVVSRTPTQVASHAQKYFIRQANMSRRKRRSSLFDLVPDESDLPPLPGNQEPEAQILNHPPLPPPMEEEEVESMESDTSVIAESSSASAIMPENLQSSYPVLVPAYFSPFLQFSVPFWQNQNDGDDLGQGTHEIVKPVPVHSKSPINVDELVGMSKLSIGDPKQDTVSTSLSLKMVGGQNRQSAFQANLPTRAQA; this is encoded by the exons ATGACCAGGCGGTGCTCGCACTGCAGCCACAACGGCCACAACTCGCGGACGTGCCCCAACCGCGGGGTCAAGATCTTCGGGGTGCGCCTCACCGATGGATCCATCCGCAAGAGCGCCAGCATGGGGAACCTCTCCCTGCTCGGGGGAtccaccagcggcggcggcggcgcatcccCCGCTGACGTCGGCCACGACGCCGCCGCAGAGGGCTACGCCTCCGACGACTTCGTGCAGGGATCATCATCCGCCAACCGCGAGCGCAAGAAAG GGGTTCCTTGGACTGAAGAAGAACATCGGAGATTTTTGCTTGGACTGCAAAAGCTTGGAAAGGGTGATTGGCGAGGAATCTCTCGTAATTTTGTGGTCTCAAGAACACCTACTCAAGTAGCAAGCCATGCTCAGAAATATTTTATACGCCAAGCCAATATGAGCAGAAGGAAGAGAAGGTCTAGCCTCTTTGATTTGGTGCCTGATGAG TCAGACCTGCCACCCCTACCTGGTAATCAAGAACCTGAGGCCCAGATATTAAATCACCCACCATTACCTCCacccatggaggaggaggaggtagaaTCTATGGAGTCAGATACTTCTGTCATTGCAGAGAGTTCTTCCGCTTCTGCTATCATGCCTGAGAATTTGCAGTCGAGCTATCCGGTGCTAGTTCCAGCATATTTCTCACCATTCTTGCAATTCTCAGTTCCTTTCTGGCAAAATCAGAATGATGGAGATGATCTTGGACAAGGAACACATGAGATTGTTAAGCCTGTTCCGGTTCATTCAAAGAGTCCAATCAATGTTGATGAACTGGTGGGCATGTCGAAGCTAAGCATAGGGGATCCCAAGCAAGATACGGTATCTACCTCTCTTTCCTTAAAAATGGTAGGAGGTCAAAATAGACAATCGGCTTTCCAGGCAAATCTCCCAACGAGGGCTCAGGCCTGA